The proteins below come from a single Candidozyma auris chromosome 3, complete sequence genomic window:
- the HCR1 gene encoding translation initiation factor eIF3 core subunit j has product MSWDDEDFDVSTKTAPVASWEEEAEDEPVMESWEVDEEEEAKKKKAAEDKKKAELKKKQEEAKAKKLNAGEKKLMEIDMVDEKTRKELLRKAELEADLNNAADLFGGLGVANDKLDELTAHPKERAAAAAAAKQKPALTKDTPLEQHPLFQPSNKQEFEKLRKTLAPILTNLAKDSSLLYSSNLAIDLIRDLVGPLSVESTRKVISTLNVSLKDKERQERQARLQKAGGTATGGAGKKKAKPLVKTNVNDSHFKKDALDDLDANYDEFGDDDFM; this is encoded by the coding sequence ATGTCGTGGGACGACGAAGACTTTGACGTTTCAACCAAAACAGCACCAGTTGCTTCTTGGGAAGAGGAGGCTGAAGATGAGCCCGTGATGGAGTCATGGGAGgtagatgaagaagaggaggctaagaagaagaaggcagctgaagacaagaagaaagcagagttgaagaagaaacaggaggaggccaaggccaagaagttgaatgctggtgagaagaaactcatGGAGATTGACATGGTCGACGAAaagacaagaaaagaattgTTGAGGAAAGCTGAATTGGAGGCCGATTTGAACAATGCCGCTGACTTGTTTGGTGGTTTGGGTGTTGCCAATGACAAACTTGACGAGTTGACAGCACACCCTAAGGAGAGAgctgcagcagcagctgctgcCAAACAGAAGCCCGCTTTGACCAAAGACACGCCATTGGAGCAGCATCCATTGTTTCAGCCATCAAACAAGCAGGaatttgagaagctcaggAAGACATTGGCTCCTATCTTGACAAATTTGGCTAAGGACTCGCTGTTACTTTATTCCTCGAACTTGGCGATTGACTTGATTAGAGACCTTGTGGGACCCTTGTCTGTGGAGAGCACGAGGAAAGTGATCTCAACACTCAATGTCTCCCTTAAAGACAAGGAGAGACAGGAAAGACAAGCCAGATTGCAGAAGGCTGGTGGTACTGCCACTGGAGGTGCTGGTaaaaagaaggccaagcCTTTGGTGAAGACCAATGTCAACGATTCGcacttcaagaaggatgcCCTAGATGACTTGGATGCAAACTATGACGAATTTGGCGACGACGACTTCATGTAA
- the CTM1 gene encoding cytochrome c lysine N-methyltransferase, producing MTKLEALIAWARSQGASLDHRIKVESSSLGGLGIIATQDIPEDSIVLRVPQSSTYDIQTLLEYTEELKKQNEDVSKVINGVLTSISSPTETTVIRGYVWSFSILQSMGVSMDLIKPYMDILLSTEIFDVEEDLESSDSFVQWQINQKKRVIAEHTDIVRAHPELAQHLSPKDAFRLHQAVKSRVLEIPHALEGDEKYQFTTRVTLVPMLDFANHARDNNAVFDVDKETKEVILRVTRDVSKSTEICICYSPSNDMGMFFRTYGFIPSVGEYEWVLPNFNEIVNCTKNTENEDYLRMAKWLRVTPKVTLHASKEDVKVDLTESRLPLLMIPGLTYYAGWRNEKADIEEDEQDIEELIVEEEENGVILSTETAYGVVYEDAYVSVPNILEQTWEDSENGIRELVKLTIPLLTRAAEASKSADTTTLAATAIQHDTQQMRNYFRVKHELLTHLLEHSTRDFIDMISHLQ from the coding sequence ATGACCAAGCTTGAAGCGCTAATAGCCTGGGCACGGCTGCAGGGGGCCTCTTTGGACCATAGAATCAAAGTTGAACTGTCACTGCTAGGAGGATTGGGCATCATTGCCACGCAAGACATCCCCGAAGATTCCATAGTGCTCCGAGTTCCTCAGAGTAGCACCTACGACATACAGACTCTCCTAGAATACACAgaagaactcaagaagcaaaatgaAGATGTCAGCAAGGTCATCAATGGTGTCCTTACACTGATCTCAAGTCCCACGGAGACTACGGTGATACGAGGGTATGTATGGAGTTTCTCGATTTTGCAGTCGATGGGCGTCAGCATGGACCTCATCAAGCCATATATGGATATACTTCTCTCGACGGAGATTTTTGACGTTGAAGAGGACTTGGAACTGAGCGATAGCTTTGTTCAATGGCAAATCAATCAAAAAAAGAGGGTGATCGCAGAACATACAGATATCGTCAGGGCACATCCAGAGCTAGCGCAGCACCTCAGTCCCAAGGATGCCTTTCGACTCCACCAAGCAGTGAAATCACGCGTTCTTGAAATACCACATGCCTTGGAAGGGGACGAGAAGTATCAATTCACCACACGCGTCACGCTTGTTCCCATGCTAGATTTTGCCAATCACGCTCGGGACAATAATGCGGTGTTCGACGTAGATAAGGAAACGAAAGAGGTCATTCTCCGTGTTACTAGGGACGTGTCCAAAAGCACAGAGATCTGCATCTGTTACTCGCCGTCAAACGATATGGGCATGTTTTTCCGGACCTACGGTTTCATTCCCTCAGTTGGCGAGTACGAGTGGGTGTTGCCCAACTTCAACGAGATCGTCAATTGCACGAAAAACACCGAAAACGAGGACTACTTGAGAATGGCCAAGTGGCTCCGAGTGACGCCAAAAGTAACGCTACATGCgtcaaaagaagatgtaAAAGTGGACCTCACCGAATCCCGGCTACCCCTTCTCATGATACCAGGCCTCACCTACTATGCCGGGTGGAGGAACGAGAAAGCAGACATAGAAGAGGACGAGCAAgacattgaagaattgatcgtagaggaagaagaaaacggCGTCATCTTGTCTACCGAAACAGCCTACGGTGTCGTTTATGAGGACGCCTACGTAAGCGTGCCAAACATTTTGGAGCAAACGTGGGAAGATTCCGAGAACGGGATACGCGAGCTCGTCAAGCTCACTATACCTTTGCTCACTAGGGCTGCCGAAGCGAGCAAAAGTGCCGATACTACAACCTTGGCTGCCACCGCCATACAGCACGACACTCAGCAAATGAGAAACTATTTTCGGGTGAAACACGAGCTTCTAACGCACCTTCTCGAACATTCCACTCGTGACTTTATTGACATGATAAGTCACTTGCAGTAA
- the TRX1 gene encoding thioredoxin — translation MVSQVASKSEFQEALKHDGLVVVDFFATWCGPCKMIAPLLDKFSKEYPSAKFVKVDVDEVGEVAQEYEVSSMPTIIFFKNGEIVQKVIGANPNALKQALAANA, via the coding sequence ATGGTCTCTCAAGTTGCCTCCAAATCCGAAttccaagaagctctcAAGCACGACGGTTTGGTCGTCGTTGACTTCTTCGCCACCTGGTGTGGTCCTTGTAAGATGATTGCTCCATTGTTGGACAAATTCTCCAAGGAGTACCCATCTGCTAAGTTCGTCAAGGTTGACGTTGACGAGGTTGGTGAGGTTGCCCAGGAGTACGAGGTTTCTTCTATGCCAaccatcatcttcttcaagaacgGCGAGATCGTCCAGAAGGTGATTGGTGCCAACCCTAACGCTTTGAAGCAGgccttggctgcgaacGCTTAG
- the PTP3 gene encoding tyrosine protein phosphatase: MSTSPCCTGYKFPQYTPGGSLKVPKSEKSDYFSLDACDVNDSMSKLHLQSPLLTFDSADYFSNISSAHTKGHTRGDSGASSTFSKPKWHKNAANSISSLTSDSTAVGDSSISSADLSLSTDTLIEECSQQSSPSKRKVVSLKLNVPRRSFQQPSSSTFPSAVREPLYEYDEEEPKKCASATTPSFNFPEENPFTPVASSFRASPLKQTNTTPLSSSGPSFNAPVITKHPTQPNLHTRGDFVASIKSEQIRRLSSLPVQENLRESIVGLSNSIKYITRDEAMAVLRARHIVESTKLHSVLVIDIRPFADFLKGHITGSINVCLPSTLLKRANFNFSRCMNSLPTYEKTIFQNYMHHYPLQGDQSMPPILVYDAYGSSSNIYHMCKKLVDGSCWDTHNGPTIYLIDEPFTSFTTQADKFIDTGKEKMIDIDNLAVKPQTIGCSGASTTARPSLTIDTTAKRSPLQQRRSQSLTGVPVVTFQDVSTPVSNFKLPQSIPSTKFKIRHNEEVFESMVTPVAEEFSLSKVTEDEMKRLPPWLQAVEKQSSLVTEEFNKLERCEKDRLNGAFSFHGDKIAEVSTPGGSTEPCPQINCGLDYGHKNRYKDIFLFDHSRVRLTDGSRVKSWQHGCDYINASYLDPVHSLDKVLSGNFFKSDLGELRYIATQGPLRETIGDFWKCVINQKCLLIISLSGEVENGVHKCSPFWEAGIYRSGENVLRVELEGEETYGNLVLRSFKVRSDCGVSHRALQIHLCNWADMSSSVDCKDLMDLVTIKRNVLGKIAKKSKYHTITHCSAGCGRTGVFCAVDTIINLSKYNGGSFNFPQNPVYHMVNNLRRQRVSMVQTMRQYYLIYDTLVYHVLHDTNEHVENLKIVNDFISSVNEGEN, translated from the coding sequence ATGAGCACTAGTCCCTGTTGCACCGGGTACAAGTTCCCTCAGTATACGCCTGGAGGCTCTCTCAAGGTGCCCAAGAGTGAAAAGCTGGACTACTTCTCTCTAGATGCATGCGACGTCAACGACTCCATGTCGAAGCTCCATCTCCAGTCGCCTCTTCTCACCTTTGACAGCGCCGACTACTTCTCCAACATCCTGCTGGCGCACACCAAGGGCCACACGCGTGGCGACTCGGGCGCCTCGtccaccttctccaagccAAAGTGGCATAAGAACGCCGCCAACAGCATCCTGTCCCTCACCTCGGACTCCACCGCCGTGGGCGACTCCTCCATCTCCCTGGCTGACCTTTCCTTGTCAACTGATACCCTCATAGAAGAGTGCTCTCAGCAGTCCTCGCCGTCAAAACGAAAAGTGGTGCTGTTGAAGCTAAATGTGCCCAGACGCTCGTTTCAGCAGCCCCTGTCGTCTACATTTCCTCTGGCCGTGAGGGAACCTCTCTACGAGtacgacgaggaggagcCCAAAAAGTGTGCCTCTGCTACAACGCCGTCCTTCAACTTCCCAGAGGAGAATCCATTCACTCCAGTGGCGTCTTCCTTCCGTGCTTCTCCACTCAAACAGACCAATACAACACCCCTCTCGCTGTCGGGCCCACTGTTCAATGCTCCAGTGATAACGAAACATCCCACGCAACCGAATTTGCATACCAGAGGCGACTTTGTTGCCTCTATCAAGTCTGAGCAGATCAGACGTCTAAGCAGTCTACCCGTGCAAGAAAACTTGCGTGAGAGTATCGTGGGATTATCGAATTCCATCAAATATATTACTAGAGATGAAGCAATGGCGGTCTTGAGGGCCAGGCATATTGTTGAGTCAACAAAGCTTCATAGTGTATTGGTCATCGATATACGACCTTTCGCAGACTTCCTCAAAGGGCATATCACTGGTTCTATTAACGTGTGTCTACCTCTGACGCtactcaaaagagcaaatttcaacttctcacGATGCATGAACTCCTTGCCAACTTATGAAAAAACGATCTTCCAAAATTATATGCATCATTATCCTCTTCAAGGTGACCAGAGCATGCCTCCAATTCTTGTTTATGATGCCTACGGCAGCTCCAGCAACATCTATCACATgtgcaaaaaattggtgGATGGTTCTTGTTGGGATACCCACAACGGGCCAACCATATACTTGATTGATGAACCTTTCACCTCTTTCACCACTCAGGCGGATAAATTTATCGACACTGGTAAGGAAAAAATGATTGATATTGACAATCTTGCTGTCAAACCGCAAACTATAGGCTGCAGTGGTGCTTCTACCACTGCGAGGCCTTCGCTTACGATCGACACCACCGCTAAACGTAGTCCTTTACAACAAAGACGGTCGCAATCACTAACGGGAGTTCCAGTTGTAACTTTTCAGGATGTATCGACACCTGtctccaacttcaaatTGCCGCAGAGCATTCCGCTGACAAAATTCAAAATACGGCACAATGAAGAGGTGTTTGAAAGTATGGTGACTCCAGTTGCTGAAGAGTTCTCCTTGTCTAAAGTGACGGAAGATGAAATGAAACGGTTGCCACCATGGCTTCAAGCTGTTGAAAAGCAATCATCTTTGGTTACTGAGgagttcaacaagcttgaAAGATGTGAGAAGGATAGACTTAACGGTGCATTCTCCTTTCACGGAGATAAAATCGCTGAGGTATCCACTCCAGGCGGCTCTACGGAGCCTTGCCCACAGATCAATTGTGGGCTTGATTACGGTCACAAGAATCGCTATAAGgatatttttttgtttgatcACTCTCGTGTGCGCTTGACAGATGGTTCAAGAGTCAAATCGTGGCAACACGGATGCGACTATATCAATGCATCATACTTGGATCCGGTTCATTCTTTGGATAAAGTTTTAAGTGGtaactttttcaaaagtgACCTTGGGGAGTTGAGATATATTGCAACGCAAGGTCCTTTGAGAGAGACAATCGGTGACTTTTGGAAGTGTGTCATCAATCAAAAATGTCTCTTGATAATCTCGCTCTCTGGAGAGGTTGAAAATGGAGTTCACAAGTGTTCGCCTTTTTGGGAGGCAGGCATCTACCGGTCAGGTGAAAACGTATTACGAGTCGAGCTCGAAGGCGAGGAGACGTATGGTAATTTGGTTTTACGCTCATTCAAGGTCAGATCTGATTGTGGAGTCTCGCATCGGGCATTGCAAATTCACTTGTGCAATTGGGCTGACATGAGTAGCTCAGTAGATTGCAAGGACTTAATGGATCTTGTTACCATCAAAAGAAATGTTCTCGGCAAAATCGccaagaaatcaaagtaCCACACCATCACTCACTGCTCTGCTGGATGTGGTCGGACTGGTGTGTTCTGCGCAGTTGACACCATTATCAACCTCTCGAAGTACAACGGGGGCTCTTTTAATTTTCCACAGAACCCCGTGTATCACATGGTGAACAATTTGCGTCGTCAAAGAGTACTGATGGTGCAGACTATGAGACAATACTACTTAATCTACGATACCCTCGTGTATCATGTTCTCCATGATACCAATGAGCATGTGGAAAACTTAAAAATTGTCAATGACTTCATCTCAAGTGTGAACGAAGGTGAAAATTAA